The following coding sequences lie in one Arachis ipaensis cultivar K30076 chromosome B03, Araip1.1, whole genome shotgun sequence genomic window:
- the LOC107630654 gene encoding 26S proteasome regulatory subunit RPN13 isoform X1 — protein sequence MSSSSADPFPAIQEIMLEFRAGKMLFEGKRVVPDARKGLVRIARGEEGLVHFQWLDRTQNVVEDDQIIFPNEAIFEKVNQASGRIYILKFNGDDRKFFFWMQEPNADGDSQLCSSVNDYLNTPIEFLGEEEADGSLPLQVSEDMIEDDISSRAANLVVPNLGMEATSDVTSSGPVKLADLQRILSNIGPADILDLDGGLGLGDILKPDLIMPLMDTISLEQRLAPYLPEGKWSPEDILELLQSPPFRQQVDSFTYVLKTGQIDLTQFGINPSKSDKFTVLSFLEALEDSVSESSEAEESRQDQSCNRHDPMDESK from the exons ATGAGTTCGTCTTCCGCGGATCCTTTTCCAGCAATTCAG GAAATTATGCTTGAATTCCGTGCTGGTAAAATGTTATTCGAGGGAAAAAGGGTTGTCCCCGATGCACGAAAAGGACTTGTTCGTATTGCTAGG GGAGAGGAGGGATTAGTCCATTTTCAGTGGCTTGATCGGACACAAAATGTCGTCGAAGAT GATCAAATAATATTTCCAAATGAAGCAATTTTTGAGAAG GTTAACCAAGCTTCTGGAAGGATTTACATATTGAAGTTTAATGGTGATGATAGAAAGTTTTTCTTCTGGATGCAG GAACCAAACGCTGATGGTGATTCACAACTCTGTAGCTCGGTGAATGATTACCTTAACACACCAATAG AGTTCCTTGGTGAAGAAGAGGCTGATGGATCCCTTCCTCTTCAAGTTTCTGAAGATATGATTGAGGATGATATCTCATCTAG AGCTGCAAACCTGGTTGTCCCAAACTTGGGTATGGAAGCAACTAGTGATGTAACATCTTCTGGTCCAGTTAAATTGGCAGATCTCCAAAGAATATTGAGTAACATTGGGCCTGCAG ATATTCTTGATCTTGACGGAG GCTTGGGACTTGGTGATATATTGAAGCCAGATCTAATAATGCCGTTGATGGACACAATATCTTTGGAGCAGCGTTTAGCTCCCTACTTACCTGAG GGTAAGTGGTCTCCAGAAGATATATTGGAATTGTTGCAGAGCCCACCTTTCCGTCAGCAAGTAGATTCATTTACTTAT GTACTTAAAACAGGACAGATAGATTTAACTCAGTTTGGAATTAATCCAAGCAAAT CAGACAAGTTCACAGTTTTGTCTTTTCTTGAGGCTCTTGAAGATTCTGTTTCTGAATCATCAGAGGCAGAGGAATCCAGACAAGATCAATCTTGTAACCGTCATGACCCTATGGATGAATCTAAGTAG
- the LOC107630654 gene encoding 26S proteasome regulatory subunit RPN13 isoform X2: MSSSSADPFPAIQEIMLEFRAGKMLFEGKRVVPDARKGLVRIARGEEGLVHFQWLDRTQNVVEDDQIIFPNEAIFEKVNQASGRIYILKFNGDDRKFFFWMQEPNADGDSQLCSSVNDYLNTPIEFLGEEEADGSLPLQVSEDMIEDDISSRAANLVVPNLGMEATSDVTSSGPVKLADLQRILSNIGPADILDLDGGLGLGDILKPDLIMPLMDTISLEQRLAPYLPEGKWSPEDILELLQSPPFRQQVDSFTYVLKTGQIDLTQFGINPSKYKFTVLSFLEALEDSVSESSEAEESRQDQSCNRHDPMDESK; encoded by the exons ATGAGTTCGTCTTCCGCGGATCCTTTTCCAGCAATTCAG GAAATTATGCTTGAATTCCGTGCTGGTAAAATGTTATTCGAGGGAAAAAGGGTTGTCCCCGATGCACGAAAAGGACTTGTTCGTATTGCTAGG GGAGAGGAGGGATTAGTCCATTTTCAGTGGCTTGATCGGACACAAAATGTCGTCGAAGAT GATCAAATAATATTTCCAAATGAAGCAATTTTTGAGAAG GTTAACCAAGCTTCTGGAAGGATTTACATATTGAAGTTTAATGGTGATGATAGAAAGTTTTTCTTCTGGATGCAG GAACCAAACGCTGATGGTGATTCACAACTCTGTAGCTCGGTGAATGATTACCTTAACACACCAATAG AGTTCCTTGGTGAAGAAGAGGCTGATGGATCCCTTCCTCTTCAAGTTTCTGAAGATATGATTGAGGATGATATCTCATCTAG AGCTGCAAACCTGGTTGTCCCAAACTTGGGTATGGAAGCAACTAGTGATGTAACATCTTCTGGTCCAGTTAAATTGGCAGATCTCCAAAGAATATTGAGTAACATTGGGCCTGCAG ATATTCTTGATCTTGACGGAG GCTTGGGACTTGGTGATATATTGAAGCCAGATCTAATAATGCCGTTGATGGACACAATATCTTTGGAGCAGCGTTTAGCTCCCTACTTACCTGAG GGTAAGTGGTCTCCAGAAGATATATTGGAATTGTTGCAGAGCCCACCTTTCCGTCAGCAAGTAGATTCATTTACTTAT GTACTTAAAACAGGACAGATAGATTTAACTCAGTTTGGAATTAATCCAAGCAAAT ACAAGTTCACAGTTTTGTCTTTTCTTGAGGCTCTTGAAGATTCTGTTTCTGAATCATCAGAGGCAGAGGAATCCAGACAAGATCAATCTTGTAACCGTCATGACCCTATGGATGAATCTAAGTAG
- the LOC107630654 gene encoding 26S proteasome regulatory subunit RPN13 isoform X3 — protein sequence MSSSSADPFPAIQEIMLEFRAGKMLFEGKRVVPDARKGLVRIARGEEGLVHFQWLDRTQNVVEDDQIIFPNEAIFEKVNQASGRIYILKFNGDDRKFFFWMQEPNADGDSQLCSSVNDYLNTPIEFLGEEEADGSLPLQVSEDMIEDDISSRAANLVVPNLGMEATSDVTSSGPVKLADLQRILSNIGPADILDLDGGLGLGDILKPDLIMPLMDTISLEQRLAPYLPEVLKTGQIDLTQFGINPSKSDKFTVLSFLEALEDSVSESSEAEESRQDQSCNRHDPMDESK from the exons ATGAGTTCGTCTTCCGCGGATCCTTTTCCAGCAATTCAG GAAATTATGCTTGAATTCCGTGCTGGTAAAATGTTATTCGAGGGAAAAAGGGTTGTCCCCGATGCACGAAAAGGACTTGTTCGTATTGCTAGG GGAGAGGAGGGATTAGTCCATTTTCAGTGGCTTGATCGGACACAAAATGTCGTCGAAGAT GATCAAATAATATTTCCAAATGAAGCAATTTTTGAGAAG GTTAACCAAGCTTCTGGAAGGATTTACATATTGAAGTTTAATGGTGATGATAGAAAGTTTTTCTTCTGGATGCAG GAACCAAACGCTGATGGTGATTCACAACTCTGTAGCTCGGTGAATGATTACCTTAACACACCAATAG AGTTCCTTGGTGAAGAAGAGGCTGATGGATCCCTTCCTCTTCAAGTTTCTGAAGATATGATTGAGGATGATATCTCATCTAG AGCTGCAAACCTGGTTGTCCCAAACTTGGGTATGGAAGCAACTAGTGATGTAACATCTTCTGGTCCAGTTAAATTGGCAGATCTCCAAAGAATATTGAGTAACATTGGGCCTGCAG ATATTCTTGATCTTGACGGAG GCTTGGGACTTGGTGATATATTGAAGCCAGATCTAATAATGCCGTTGATGGACACAATATCTTTGGAGCAGCGTTTAGCTCCCTACTTACCTGAG GTACTTAAAACAGGACAGATAGATTTAACTCAGTTTGGAATTAATCCAAGCAAAT CAGACAAGTTCACAGTTTTGTCTTTTCTTGAGGCTCTTGAAGATTCTGTTTCTGAATCATCAGAGGCAGAGGAATCCAGACAAGATCAATCTTGTAACCGTCATGACCCTATGGATGAATCTAAGTAG
- the LOC107630654 gene encoding 26S proteasome regulatory subunit RPN13 isoform X5 codes for MSSSSADPFPAIQEIMLEFRAGKMLFEGKRVVPDARKGLVRIARVNQASGRIYILKFNGDDRKFFFWMQEPNADGDSQLCSSVNDYLNTPIEFLGEEEADGSLPLQVSEDMIEDDISSRAANLVVPNLGMEATSDVTSSGPVKLADLQRILSNIGPADILDLDGGLGLGDILKPDLIMPLMDTISLEQRLAPYLPEGKWSPEDILELLQSPPFRQQVDSFTYVLKTGQIDLTQFGINPSKSDKFTVLSFLEALEDSVSESSEAEESRQDQSCNRHDPMDESK; via the exons ATGAGTTCGTCTTCCGCGGATCCTTTTCCAGCAATTCAG GAAATTATGCTTGAATTCCGTGCTGGTAAAATGTTATTCGAGGGAAAAAGGGTTGTCCCCGATGCACGAAAAGGACTTGTTCGTATTGCTAGG GTTAACCAAGCTTCTGGAAGGATTTACATATTGAAGTTTAATGGTGATGATAGAAAGTTTTTCTTCTGGATGCAG GAACCAAACGCTGATGGTGATTCACAACTCTGTAGCTCGGTGAATGATTACCTTAACACACCAATAG AGTTCCTTGGTGAAGAAGAGGCTGATGGATCCCTTCCTCTTCAAGTTTCTGAAGATATGATTGAGGATGATATCTCATCTAG AGCTGCAAACCTGGTTGTCCCAAACTTGGGTATGGAAGCAACTAGTGATGTAACATCTTCTGGTCCAGTTAAATTGGCAGATCTCCAAAGAATATTGAGTAACATTGGGCCTGCAG ATATTCTTGATCTTGACGGAG GCTTGGGACTTGGTGATATATTGAAGCCAGATCTAATAATGCCGTTGATGGACACAATATCTTTGGAGCAGCGTTTAGCTCCCTACTTACCTGAG GGTAAGTGGTCTCCAGAAGATATATTGGAATTGTTGCAGAGCCCACCTTTCCGTCAGCAAGTAGATTCATTTACTTAT GTACTTAAAACAGGACAGATAGATTTAACTCAGTTTGGAATTAATCCAAGCAAAT CAGACAAGTTCACAGTTTTGTCTTTTCTTGAGGCTCTTGAAGATTCTGTTTCTGAATCATCAGAGGCAGAGGAATCCAGACAAGATCAATCTTGTAACCGTCATGACCCTATGGATGAATCTAAGTAG
- the LOC107630654 gene encoding 26S proteasome regulatory subunit RPN13 isoform X4, whose amino-acid sequence MSSSSADPFPAIQEIMLEFRAGKMLFEGKRVVPDARKGLVRIARGEEGLVHFQWLDRTQNVVEDDQIIFPNEAIFEKVNQASGRIYILKFNGDDRKFFFWMQEPNADGDSQLCSSVNDYLNTPIEFLGEEEADGSLPLQVSEDMIEDDISSRAANLVVPNLGMEATSDVTSSGPVKLADLQRILSNIGPADILDLDGGLGLGDILKPDLIMPLMDTISLEQRLAPYLPEVLKTGQIDLTQFGINPSKYKFTVLSFLEALEDSVSESSEAEESRQDQSCNRHDPMDESK is encoded by the exons ATGAGTTCGTCTTCCGCGGATCCTTTTCCAGCAATTCAG GAAATTATGCTTGAATTCCGTGCTGGTAAAATGTTATTCGAGGGAAAAAGGGTTGTCCCCGATGCACGAAAAGGACTTGTTCGTATTGCTAGG GGAGAGGAGGGATTAGTCCATTTTCAGTGGCTTGATCGGACACAAAATGTCGTCGAAGAT GATCAAATAATATTTCCAAATGAAGCAATTTTTGAGAAG GTTAACCAAGCTTCTGGAAGGATTTACATATTGAAGTTTAATGGTGATGATAGAAAGTTTTTCTTCTGGATGCAG GAACCAAACGCTGATGGTGATTCACAACTCTGTAGCTCGGTGAATGATTACCTTAACACACCAATAG AGTTCCTTGGTGAAGAAGAGGCTGATGGATCCCTTCCTCTTCAAGTTTCTGAAGATATGATTGAGGATGATATCTCATCTAG AGCTGCAAACCTGGTTGTCCCAAACTTGGGTATGGAAGCAACTAGTGATGTAACATCTTCTGGTCCAGTTAAATTGGCAGATCTCCAAAGAATATTGAGTAACATTGGGCCTGCAG ATATTCTTGATCTTGACGGAG GCTTGGGACTTGGTGATATATTGAAGCCAGATCTAATAATGCCGTTGATGGACACAATATCTTTGGAGCAGCGTTTAGCTCCCTACTTACCTGAG GTACTTAAAACAGGACAGATAGATTTAACTCAGTTTGGAATTAATCCAAGCAAAT ACAAGTTCACAGTTTTGTCTTTTCTTGAGGCTCTTGAAGATTCTGTTTCTGAATCATCAGAGGCAGAGGAATCCAGACAAGATCAATCTTGTAACCGTCATGACCCTATGGATGAATCTAAGTAG